The Mya arenaria isolate MELC-2E11 chromosome 16, ASM2691426v1 genome includes a window with the following:
- the LOC128221953 gene encoding ficolin-2-like, with the protein MDGQWSDWGTWKSCDRCQSGNYFRERVCNNPFPFGRASCSGEEIEVGAFADCSEIRQNLGRVPSGVYHITTWKTNQNASVFCDMDTDQGGWTVFQHRMNGKVDFYRNFSSYENGFGSLQGEFWLGLKLMNEMTSRTSNDLRIDITRGSGSTGYAVYADFSVGAGSNYTLHVGYTRSKSGGKYTLFL; encoded by the exons A TGGACGGACAATGGAGTGACTGGGGAACGTGGAAAAGTTGTGACAGGTGTCAGAGCGGAAATTATTTCCGTGAACGGGTGTGCAACAACCCGTTCCCTTTCGGCAGAGCAAGTTGTTCCGGAGAAGAAATAGAAGTCGGAG CCTTTGCCGACTGTTCGGAAATAAGACAGAACCTTGGCAGAGTGCCCTCTGGCGTCTATCATATCACAACATGGAAAACAAACCAAAATGCGAGTGTGTTCTGTGATATGGACACCGATCAGGGAGGTTGGACC GTGTTTCAACATCGCATGAATGGAAAAGTGGATTTCTACCGCAACTTCTCTTCGTACGAGAATGGGTTTGGATCTCTGCAGGGAGAATTCTGGTTGG GCCTCAAACTGATGAATGAGATGACATCCCGGACatcaaatgatttaagaattgaCATCACACGTGGCAGTGGTAGCACCGGTTATGCCGTATACGCTGACTTCAGTGTGGGAGCCGGGTCTAATTATACACTACATGTAGGATATACACGGTCAAAAAGTGGAGGTAAGTATActctttttttatga
- the LOC128221954 gene encoding ficolin-2-like: MDTDQGGWTVFQRRMNGKEDFYRNFSSYENGFGSLQGEFWLGLRLMNEMSSRTSNDLRIDITRGSGSTGYIVYADFSVGAGSNYTLHVRNIRSESGVRSFDAGFDTDNNGSAFTTFDHDNDRWGRNCAAKYRDNCLYYANLNGQYYTPGTLVYNKTAMLFDSYESLKASKMMFRP; encoded by the exons ATGGACACCGATCAGGGCGGTTGGACG GTGTTTCAACGTCGCATGAATGGAAAAGAGGATTTCTACCGCAACTTCTCTTCGTACGAGAATGGGTTTGGGTCTCTACAGGGAGAATTCTGGTTGG GCCTCAGACTGATGAATGAGATGAGCTCCCGGACatcaaatgatttaagaattgaCATCACACGTGGCAGTGGTAGCACCGGCTATATCGTATACGCTGACTTCAGTGTGGGAGCCGGGTCTAATTATACCCTACATGTTAGAAATATACGGTCAGAAAGCGGAG TGCGTTCGTTTGATGCAGGGTTTGATACCGACAACAACGGTTCTGCCTTTACCACATTCGACCATGACAATGACCGTTGGGGCAGAAATTGTGCCGCTAAATATCGCGATAATTGCTTATATTATGCGAACCTGAATGGCCAGTACTACACACCCGGAACTCTTGTCTACAACAAAACAGCTATGTTATTTGACAGCTATGAATCGCTAAAAGCTAGCAAAATGATGTTTAGACCTTAG